In Deinococcus proteolyticus MRP, a single genomic region encodes these proteins:
- a CDS encoding protease complex subunit PrcB family protein: MNHNLTMTALKLGLLAGAGMLSGCAATGPAGLSVHEALLYGAGNQRLTWVYGDLAAGQSAQLSLGGQSVQLGRVAGTESNALTVNGNSFYQSGLSGSVVQPKVTRTAQGLFDVSSAGGISELYYTDGRNWYLLNTTAGSAIAARAVSGLEGAGELTPGEAASLTRSLSGQGPLAVGVLSGSSVPDRPLSVTPEPRERRLTALSITRVAAAGTPGTGIPGTGTPTPTPGGTMTHSVLDKGNNAAASGPTVQVATTTAQAQALYALAYGRQSSRPSVPSLDGKTLVGIFMGTRSTGGYSLEVQSVEVVGGRVTVQVREKAPAADMLTTQALTSPWVIVQLNGRYSDVQVLGLGRSAGIGTVEK, from the coding sequence ACAACCTCACGATGACGGCCCTGAAACTGGGCCTCCTGGCGGGCGCTGGCATGCTGAGCGGCTGCGCGGCCACTGGCCCGGCGGGCCTGTCCGTCCACGAAGCCCTGCTGTACGGAGCCGGCAATCAGCGCCTGACCTGGGTTTACGGTGACCTGGCTGCCGGCCAGAGCGCCCAGCTCAGCTTGGGCGGACAGTCGGTGCAGCTGGGCCGGGTGGCCGGCACCGAGAGCAATGCGCTTACGGTCAACGGGAACAGCTTCTATCAGAGCGGCCTGAGCGGCAGCGTGGTCCAGCCCAAAGTGACCCGCACCGCGCAGGGCCTGTTCGACGTGTCCAGTGCGGGCGGCATCTCTGAGCTCTACTACACCGACGGCCGCAACTGGTACCTGCTGAACACCACTGCCGGTTCGGCCATTGCGGCGCGGGCCGTCTCTGGTCTGGAAGGTGCCGGCGAACTGACCCCGGGTGAAGCTGCCAGTCTGACGCGTTCGCTCTCCGGGCAGGGGCCGCTGGCCGTAGGTGTCCTGTCAGGCAGCAGTGTGCCTGACCGCCCCCTGTCGGTGACTCCCGAGCCACGGGAACGCCGCTTGACGGCGCTGAGCATCACTCGGGTCGCTGCCGCCGGCACGCCCGGCACCGGCATTCCCGGCACTGGCACGCCCACCCCCACCCCTGGAGGCACCATGACCCACTCTGTCCTGGACAAAGGCAACAACGCCGCCGCCAGCGGCCCCACCGTGCAGGTGGCGACCACCACCGCTCAGGCTCAGGCCCTCTACGCCCTGGCTTACGGTCGTCAGTCCTCGCGTCCCAGTGTTCCCAGCCTGGACGGCAAAACCCTGGTCGGCATCTTCATGGGCACCCGCTCCACTGGGGGCTACTCGCTGGAAGTCCAGTCGGTGGAGGTGGTGGGCGGCCGCGTGACCGTGCAGGTCCGTGAAAAGGCCCCGGCTGCCGATATGCTCACCACCCAGGCCCTGACCAGCCCCTGGGTGATCGTGCAGCTGAACGGCCGCTACAGCGACGTGCAGGTGCTGGGGCTAGGCCGCAGCGCCGGTATCGGCACCGTAGAGAAGTAG
- a CDS encoding Cof-type HAD-IIB family hydrolase, with protein MLALVCIDVDGTLVGSNNEVRDDVWTALEEARSAGIQLVLCSGRPAFGRAREYAERMQPDGWHVFQNGASVVRVGTGESLSSEFPAAELRELLAAAEQSGELLEVYTDTAYASTLRDTQAREHAELLGVPFPPLWPAELQGTPVRAQWLIRYEQLPTVRAITPAGLDLHPAGSPRMRETLFVSMTAPGTSKGSAIRRIAESYDIPLERTMMIGDGENDLQAMGVVGHPVAMGNAEDVVKAAAKYHVGHVDAGGLLEALALARQL; from the coding sequence ATGTTAGCTCTGGTCTGTATTGATGTGGACGGCACGCTGGTAGGCAGCAACAACGAGGTTCGGGACGATGTCTGGACCGCGCTGGAGGAGGCGCGCTCGGCCGGGATTCAGCTGGTGCTGTGCAGTGGCCGGCCCGCTTTCGGCCGGGCCCGCGAATACGCCGAGCGAATGCAGCCGGATGGATGGCACGTGTTTCAGAATGGCGCTTCAGTGGTGCGGGTCGGTACGGGCGAGAGCCTCAGCAGCGAGTTTCCGGCGGCGGAGCTGCGCGAACTGCTGGCTGCCGCCGAGCAGAGCGGCGAACTGCTGGAGGTCTACACCGATACGGCCTACGCCTCGACCCTGCGGGACACCCAGGCCCGCGAACACGCCGAGCTGCTGGGCGTGCCCTTCCCTCCCCTATGGCCGGCCGAGCTTCAGGGCACCCCAGTCCGCGCCCAGTGGCTGATTCGCTACGAGCAGCTGCCAACGGTCAGGGCGATCACGCCGGCTGGACTGGACCTGCACCCGGCCGGCAGTCCGCGCATGCGGGAAACCCTGTTCGTGTCCATGACCGCACCAGGGACCAGCAAGGGCAGCGCCATCCGCCGAATTGCCGAAAGCTACGACATCCCGCTGGAACGCACCATGATGATTGGCGACGGCGAAAATGACCTGCAGGCCATGGGCGTGGTCGGGCACCCAGTCGCGATGGGCAATGCGGAAGACGTAGTCAAGGCCGCAGCGAAGTACCACGTGGGCCATGTGGACGCGGGTGGGCTGCTTGAGGCACTGGCGCTGGCCCGCCAGCTGTAA
- the asnS gene encoding asparagine--tRNA ligase — protein sequence MQISDLPHHIGETVTLTVWLQDKSGKGKIQFLKLRDGSGFVQGTVFKGDVSEEVFEAAKRLSQEQSLTLTGEVRADERAPSGVEISVRDLSPLSEVVGEYPITPKEHGIDFLLDHRHLWFRHRRPWAVMRVRDCVQSGIVEFFRQEGFTRFDAPFFTPNAAEGTTELFEIDLFGEDKAYLSQTGQLHAEAGALAFGKVYTFGPTFRAEKSKTRRHLLEFWMVEPEVAPATHQDNMDLQERFVSFLVRRVLDECRQELELLGRDVSKLAGAAEGNYPRITYTEALDIIRRHIEEGDLPDNVQADVQPVEWGDDFGAPHETILGYHFDRPVMVERYPASFKAFYMQPDPADPRLALCDDMIAPEGYGEIIGGSERIHDFDLLKERIEGEGLPLEAFEWYLDLRRYGSVPHAGFGMGLERFIAWMTGIDHIREAIPFPRMLTRMFP from the coding sequence GTGCAAATTTCCGACCTCCCCCACCATATCGGCGAAACGGTCACGCTGACCGTCTGGCTGCAAGACAAGAGCGGCAAGGGCAAGATTCAGTTTCTGAAGCTGCGTGACGGGTCCGGCTTCGTGCAGGGCACTGTCTTTAAGGGCGACGTGTCCGAAGAGGTGTTCGAGGCGGCCAAGCGCCTGAGCCAGGAGCAGTCGCTGACGCTGACCGGCGAGGTCCGCGCCGATGAGCGTGCGCCCAGCGGCGTGGAAATCAGCGTGCGCGACCTCTCCCCGCTCTCGGAGGTGGTGGGTGAGTACCCCATCACTCCCAAGGAGCACGGCATTGATTTCTTGCTGGACCACCGCCACCTGTGGTTCCGTCACCGCCGCCCCTGGGCCGTGATGCGTGTGCGCGACTGCGTCCAGAGCGGCATCGTGGAATTTTTCCGCCAGGAGGGCTTCACCCGCTTCGACGCTCCCTTTTTCACCCCGAACGCCGCTGAAGGCACCACCGAGCTGTTCGAGATTGACCTGTTCGGCGAAGACAAGGCCTACCTGAGCCAGACCGGCCAGCTGCACGCCGAGGCAGGCGCACTGGCCTTCGGCAAGGTGTACACCTTCGGCCCTACTTTCCGCGCCGAGAAGTCCAAGACGCGCCGGCACCTGCTGGAGTTCTGGATGGTCGAGCCGGAAGTGGCCCCCGCCACCCACCAGGACAACATGGACTTGCAGGAGCGCTTCGTTTCCTTTTTGGTGCGCCGCGTGCTGGACGAGTGCAGGCAGGAGCTGGAGCTGCTGGGCCGCGACGTGTCCAAGCTGGCAGGAGCCGCCGAGGGCAACTACCCCCGCATCACCTATACCGAGGCACTGGACATCATCCGCCGGCACATTGAGGAAGGTGACCTGCCGGACAACGTGCAGGCCGATGTGCAGCCGGTGGAATGGGGCGACGACTTCGGCGCGCCGCACGAGACCATCCTGGGCTACCACTTCGACCGCCCGGTGATGGTGGAGCGCTATCCCGCTTCCTTCAAGGCGTTTTATATGCAGCCTGACCCCGCCGACCCCCGCCTGGCCCTGTGCGACGACATGATTGCTCCCGAAGGCTACGGTGAAATTATCGGCGGGAGCGAGCGTATCCACGACTTTGACCTGCTCAAGGAGCGCATCGAGGGCGAGGGCTTGCCGCTGGAAGCGTTCGAATGGTATCTGGACCTGCGCCGCTATGGCAGCGTGCCGCACGCCGGCTTCGGCATGGGGCTGGAGCGCTTCATTGCCTGGATGACCGGTATTGACCATATCCGCGAGGCGATTCCCTTCCCCCGGATGCTGACGCGGATGTTTCCGTAA
- the tpiA gene encoding triose-phosphate isomerase has protein sequence MNNLLALNWKMNKTPTEAKAWAEEVRSGLHQSYADVAVLAPAINLPTLAAELPQSVAFGAQDISEHESGAYTGEISGAMLKDVGARYAIVGHSERREYHGETDANVAAKAAQAQASGLTPIVCVGEGLDVREQGEHVAHTLAQLRGSLEGVGADVVVAYEPVWAIGTGKTATAEDAEEMAAAIREALHSFYADQAGSIRILYGGSVKPENIAEICGKPNVNGALVGGASLKAADVLAMNEALK, from the coding sequence ATGAACAACCTGCTGGCCCTGAACTGGAAAATGAACAAGACCCCCACCGAAGCCAAAGCCTGGGCCGAGGAAGTCCGCAGCGGACTGCACCAGAGCTACGCCGACGTGGCCGTGCTGGCTCCAGCCATCAACCTGCCCACCCTGGCCGCCGAGCTGCCGCAGAGCGTGGCGTTCGGTGCCCAGGACATCAGCGAGCACGAGAGCGGCGCCTACACCGGCGAAATCAGCGGAGCGATGCTGAAGGACGTGGGCGCCCGCTACGCCATCGTGGGGCACTCGGAGCGGCGTGAGTACCACGGCGAAACCGACGCCAACGTAGCGGCCAAAGCCGCGCAGGCGCAGGCCAGCGGCCTGACTCCTATCGTGTGCGTAGGCGAGGGCCTCGACGTGCGCGAGCAGGGCGAACACGTGGCCCATACCCTGGCGCAGCTGCGTGGTTCGCTGGAGGGCGTCGGCGCGGACGTGGTGGTGGCTTACGAGCCGGTCTGGGCCATCGGCACCGGCAAGACGGCGACTGCCGAAGACGCCGAGGAGATGGCCGCCGCCATTCGTGAGGCACTGCACAGCTTCTATGCGGACCAGGCCGGCAGCATCCGGATTCTGTACGGCGGCAGCGTGAAGCCCGAGAACATCGCTGAAATCTGCGGCAAGCCCAACGTGAACGGAGCCCTGGTGGGCGGCGCCAGCCTCAAGGCGGCCGACGTGCTGGCGATGAACGAAGCGCTGAAGTAA
- a CDS encoding nuclear transport factor 2 family protein, giving the protein MNEIPLAEARALVARLFEVIDSRDFGALGEVFALDAVYERPGYSPLEGLERLTTFYRDERIIASGAHQVEDVASGEGVVISRGVFTGKSRKGDDLNERFADVYRVEGGKIQRRTTYFFRAAI; this is encoded by the coding sequence GTGAATGAAATCCCACTGGCCGAGGCACGCGCCCTGGTAGCACGGCTGTTCGAGGTCATCGATAGCCGCGACTTCGGGGCGCTGGGCGAGGTCTTCGCGCTGGACGCGGTCTACGAGCGTCCGGGCTACAGCCCGCTGGAAGGCCTGGAACGCCTGACCACCTTCTACCGCGACGAGCGCATCATCGCTTCCGGAGCCCACCAGGTGGAGGATGTGGCCAGCGGTGAAGGCGTGGTGATTTCTCGCGGCGTATTCACCGGCAAAAGTCGGAAAGGCGACGACCTGAACGAGCGCTTTGCGGACGTGTACCGGGTGGAGGGCGGCAAAATCCAGCGCCGCACCACCTATTTCTTCCGCGCCGCCATCTGA
- a CDS encoding phosphoglycerate kinase, whose product MQTLDKLDVQGKKVLVRVDYNVPLKDGAVQDETRITASLPTLQKLLDGGAALILTSHLGRPKGGYEEKYSLRGIAPVLEKHLGRPVKFVEGLPGSDEVAAAVQGLQSGDVVLLDNVRFEEGEEKNDAALSDRLAALADAFVLDAFGSAHRAHSSVSGVAAKLPHAAGLLLQSEVDALGKLTGNAEGPYVVIIGGAKVSDKIKVIENLLPKVDKMLIGGGMMFTFIKARGGQIGNSLVEDDQLDYAGSLLDKYGDKLMLPTDAVAADKFAADAATQVVAADAIPEGWMGLDIGPDTAKAYAQALEGAKTVFWNGPMGVFEMEAFAAGTNAVAKAVGELGEGAYTVIGGGDSVSAINKSGYADKVSHISTGGGASLELLEGKALPGVEAMR is encoded by the coding sequence ATGCAAACGCTAGATAAGCTGGATGTGCAGGGCAAAAAAGTCCTGGTGCGTGTGGACTACAACGTGCCCCTCAAAGACGGCGCAGTGCAGGATGAAACCCGCATCACCGCCAGCCTGCCCACGCTGCAAAAGCTGCTGGACGGCGGCGCGGCGCTGATTCTGACCAGTCACCTGGGCCGCCCCAAAGGTGGCTACGAGGAGAAATATAGCCTCAGGGGCATCGCGCCCGTGCTGGAAAAGCACCTGGGCCGCCCCGTCAAGTTCGTAGAGGGCCTGCCCGGCAGCGACGAAGTGGCCGCTGCGGTGCAGGGGCTGCAGAGCGGCGACGTGGTCCTACTGGACAATGTGCGCTTTGAAGAAGGCGAAGAGAAGAATGACGCTGCGCTGAGCGACCGGCTGGCCGCCTTGGCTGATGCGTTTGTGCTGGACGCCTTCGGCAGTGCCCACCGCGCCCACTCCTCGGTAAGCGGTGTGGCCGCGAAGCTGCCTCACGCGGCGGGTCTGCTGCTGCAAAGTGAAGTAGACGCGCTCGGCAAGCTGACGGGCAACGCCGAAGGCCCCTACGTGGTCATCATCGGCGGGGCCAAGGTCAGCGACAAGATCAAGGTGATTGAGAACCTGCTGCCCAAGGTAGATAAGATGCTCATCGGCGGCGGCATGATGTTCACCTTTATCAAGGCGCGGGGCGGCCAAATCGGGAACAGCCTGGTGGAAGACGACCAGCTTGACTACGCGGGGAGCCTGCTAGACAAGTACGGCGATAAGCTGATGCTCCCCACCGACGCGGTGGCCGCCGACAAGTTCGCCGCCGATGCCGCGACTCAGGTGGTGGCTGCCGACGCCATTCCCGAAGGCTGGATGGGCCTCGACATCGGCCCTGATACGGCCAAGGCCTACGCACAGGCCCTTGAGGGAGCCAAAACTGTCTTCTGGAACGGGCCGATGGGCGTGTTCGAGATGGAAGCTTTCGCTGCAGGTACCAACGCGGTGGCCAAAGCTGTCGGTGAGCTGGGGGAAGGCGCCTACACCGTGATTGGCGGCGGCGACTCGGTCAGCGCCATCAACAAGAGCGGCTACGCCGATAAAGTCAGCCACATCAGCACCGGCGGTGGGGCCAGCCTGGAACTGCTGGAGGGTAAGGCTTTGCCCGGCGTCGAGGCGATGCGGTGA
- the gap gene encoding type I glyceraldehyde-3-phosphate dehydrogenase: MKVGINGFGRIGRLVFRILNQRGVDVVAINDLTDNKTLATLLKYDSTAGRFDGEVSYDEESLTVNGKKITALAERDPAKINWGDLGVDIVIESTGFFTDREGASKHLQGGAKKVIITAPAKNEDISIVLGVNENDYDPAQHNIISNASCTTNSLAAPMKVLDEALGIEKAIMTTVHSYTNDQNILDAPHKDLRRARAAAVNIVPTSTGAAKAVAQVYPGVKGKFDGTSLRVPTPTGSISDVTVILSRDVTVEEVNDVFRKAAEGSHKGIIEYTEDPIVLTDIQGNPHSAIIDGGLTMAMGNLVKFFSWYDNEWGYSNRIADLTQLVQSKG; the protein is encoded by the coding sequence ATGAAAGTAGGCATCAACGGATTTGGCCGTATCGGCCGCCTGGTCTTCCGCATTCTCAACCAGCGTGGCGTGGATGTGGTCGCCATCAACGACCTGACCGACAACAAGACGCTGGCGACCCTGCTCAAGTACGACTCCACCGCCGGCCGCTTTGACGGCGAAGTCAGCTACGACGAAGAGTCGCTGACCGTCAACGGCAAAAAGATTACCGCCCTGGCCGAGCGCGACCCAGCCAAAATCAACTGGGGCGACCTGGGCGTGGATATCGTAATCGAGTCCACCGGCTTTTTCACCGACCGCGAGGGTGCCAGCAAGCACCTGCAGGGCGGCGCCAAAAAGGTCATCATCACTGCGCCGGCCAAGAACGAGGACATCTCCATCGTGCTGGGCGTCAACGAGAACGACTACGACCCCGCGCAGCACAACATCATCTCCAACGCCAGCTGCACCACCAACTCGCTGGCGGCGCCCATGAAGGTGCTGGACGAGGCCCTGGGCATCGAGAAAGCCATCATGACCACGGTGCACTCCTACACCAACGACCAGAACATTCTGGACGCTCCCCACAAGGACCTGCGCCGCGCCCGCGCCGCTGCGGTCAACATCGTGCCCACCTCCACCGGCGCCGCCAAGGCCGTGGCCCAGGTGTACCCCGGCGTGAAGGGCAAGTTCGACGGCACCAGCCTGCGCGTGCCCACCCCGACCGGCTCCATCAGCGACGTGACGGTGATTCTCAGCCGCGACGTTACCGTGGAAGAAGTGAACGACGTGTTCCGCAAGGCCGCCGAGGGTTCGCACAAGGGCATCATCGAGTACACCGAAGACCCCATCGTGCTCACCGACATCCAGGGCAACCCCCACAGCGCCATCATCGACGGTGGCCTGACCATGGCGATGGGCAACCTGGTGAAGTTCTTCAGCTGGTACGACAACGAGTGGGGCTACTCCAACCGCATTGCCGACCTGACCCAGCTGGTACAGAGCAAGGGCTGA
- a CDS encoding MbnP family protein gives MRHLLTLAALAALSAATAAPLTLTLSLTDGEKPFLYHQPLTVNGQALNVQDVRFYVSGVALVKDDGSEVPVEGLNLAKLNRGTPPRNIPIFQGDVPAGKYRGLRFDVGVPRELNHRDATTAPSPLSIEDGMYWAWNSGYIFFSLHGDVDGTRVAHHIGGDSHRITVDLADLQKPGTALNVGPAGLAVPLTLDLQKLYAAGAGGEGWDFRQPPYQQVHSGPVADQFFLNASRAFGHAAAPAQDRSGH, from the coding sequence ATGCGACATTTGCTCACTCTGGCCGCCCTGGCCGCCCTGTCTGCAGCCACCGCCGCTCCACTCACCCTGACCCTGAGCCTCACCGACGGCGAAAAGCCGTTCCTGTACCATCAGCCGCTGACGGTGAACGGTCAGGCGCTGAACGTGCAGGACGTACGCTTTTACGTATCGGGCGTGGCCCTGGTGAAGGACGACGGCAGCGAAGTGCCGGTTGAAGGCCTGAACCTCGCCAAGCTGAACAGGGGCACGCCCCCGCGCAACATTCCGATTTTCCAGGGTGACGTGCCCGCCGGCAAGTACCGGGGCCTACGTTTCGACGTGGGGGTTCCGCGTGAACTGAATCACAGGGACGCCACCACTGCGCCGTCTCCGCTGAGTATCGAAGACGGCATGTACTGGGCCTGGAACAGCGGCTACATCTTTTTCAGCCTGCACGGTGACGTGGACGGCACCCGGGTGGCCCACCACATCGGCGGCGATTCGCACCGCATCACGGTGGACCTCGCCGACCTGCAAAAGCCCGGCACGGCCCTGAACGTAGGCCCGGCTGGTCTGGCGGTGCCGCTGACCCTGGACCTGCAAAAGCTGTACGCGGCTGGGGCTGGAGGCGAAGGGTGGGATTTCCGCCAGCCTCCCTACCAGCAGGTGCATTCCGGCCCGGTGGCCGACCAGTTCTTCCTGAACGCCAGCCGGGCCTTCGGCCATGCGGCGGCCCCCGCACAGGACCGGAGCGGCCACTGA
- a CDS encoding cytochrome-c peroxidase, which produces MHRTHFLTPQRAFLACTAALLAGLGLTVSAQGADPTADRTEARRAALGRELFYAPILSSDGAVSCASCHQQSKAFTDGRSVSLGAFGRGGKRNAPSLVNVAARTRLFWHGGSPSLELQALGPLSDPNEHDFTPEQTVEALRRDPYFVRRFAEVYGAEPNLTRLTSAIAAFERTIVSYNSPFDRYSAGDAAAMSESAVRGMDLFYGRAECFHCHTGRNFSDNRPHNNAFLLFNPDLGAAELTGAEEDVGRFITPTLRNVALTAPYMHAGQLATLEEVIGHYSEGGQPNPNADPLIRPLNLSAQERADLLAFLNALTDETVAANPAWGPPPRTETP; this is translated from the coding sequence ATGCACAGAACCCATTTCCTGACTCCTCAGCGGGCCTTTTTGGCCTGCACAGCCGCCCTGCTGGCTGGCCTGGGCCTGACCGTGAGTGCCCAGGGCGCAGACCCCACAGCCGACCGCACAGAGGCCCGCCGCGCCGCGCTGGGCCGCGAGCTGTTCTACGCGCCGATTCTGAGCAGCGACGGGGCCGTATCGTGCGCCAGCTGCCACCAGCAAAGCAAAGCCTTTACCGACGGCCGCTCCGTCAGTCTGGGGGCCTTCGGGCGCGGCGGCAAGCGCAATGCCCCCAGCCTGGTGAACGTGGCGGCCCGCACCCGGCTGTTCTGGCACGGCGGCAGTCCCAGCCTGGAACTGCAGGCCTTGGGACCGCTCTCCGACCCCAACGAGCACGACTTCACCCCCGAGCAGACCGTAGAAGCGCTGCGGCGCGACCCCTATTTCGTGCGCCGCTTCGCAGAAGTGTACGGGGCGGAGCCGAACCTCACCCGGCTGACGTCGGCCATCGCAGCTTTCGAGCGCACCATCGTCAGCTACAACTCGCCTTTCGACCGCTACAGCGCCGGCGACGCTGCAGCCATGAGCGAATCGGCAGTGCGCGGCATGGACCTGTTCTACGGCCGGGCCGAGTGCTTTCACTGCCACACGGGCCGCAACTTCAGCGACAACCGGCCGCACAACAACGCCTTTTTGCTGTTCAACCCCGACCTCGGCGCCGCCGAGCTGACAGGTGCCGAAGAGGACGTGGGCCGGTTCATCACGCCCACGCTGCGCAACGTGGCCCTCACGGCGCCGTACATGCACGCCGGTCAGCTCGCCACGCTGGAAGAGGTCATCGGCCACTACAGCGAGGGCGGGCAGCCCAACCCCAACGCCGACCCCCTGATTCGCCCACTGAACCTGAGCGCGCAGGAAAGGGCCGACCTGCTGGCCTTCCTGAACGCCCTGACCGATGAGACGGTGGCGGCGAACCCCGCTTGGGGACCGCCACCCAGAACGGAGACTCCATGA
- a CDS encoding copper resistance CopC family protein produces the protein MNIRPALALLAALSLPLAAAHTAVTDMQPAANSVVAAPASVTLHFSESVNLRYSIFKVYPLPVGQSGQRAAAELTRRVITLRGDEAARADRYRPRSGYSQGVTVPLKGGLKPGRYAVMWRLMSADGHPVTGQSVFTVR, from the coding sequence ATGAACATCCGACCTGCCTTGGCCCTGCTGGCGGCCCTCAGCTTGCCGCTGGCTGCGGCCCATACCGCCGTGACCGACATGCAACCCGCCGCGAACAGCGTGGTGGCCGCGCCCGCCAGCGTGACCCTGCACTTCAGCGAAAGCGTGAACCTGCGGTATTCCATCTTCAAGGTGTACCCGCTGCCGGTGGGGCAAAGCGGGCAGCGGGCCGCCGCCGAGCTGACCCGCCGGGTCATCACCCTGCGCGGCGACGAAGCAGCGAGGGCCGACCGCTACCGCCCCCGCAGCGGGTACTCGCAGGGCGTGACCGTGCCGCTGAAGGGTGGTCTGAAACCGGGCCGGTACGCCGTGATGTGGCGGCTGATGTCCGCCGACGGGCACCCGGTCACCGGGCAGTCGGTCTTCACGGTCCGTTGA
- a CDS encoding CopD family protein → MTALPTIALALAQNLGLALLLGGVFARRTWPGAWPLWPLALGLALLTLGGLGSAAWTLAQFGALTPADLGSYLLDEPAGRAPLLALAGALALLAAEAAGWRLPLLVLPAGLLLYGLGSQGHAALGGVPTAAMQMLHLTAMSVWLGGVLTLALGPAQPRAALSRMTTPALLSLLALALSGSYAALVSGGSLAALQASPYGAVLVVKLALVLAAVVAAGWLRLRLYHALPPRPALRLELALLLLALLVSGWLGETPPPVQLH, encoded by the coding sequence TTGACCGCTCTGCCGACCATCGCCCTGGCCCTGGCACAGAATCTGGGGCTGGCGCTGCTGCTGGGTGGCGTGTTCGCCCGGCGCACCTGGCCGGGGGCCTGGCCCCTGTGGCCGCTGGCGCTGGGGCTGGCCCTGCTGACCCTGGGCGGCCTGGGCAGCGCCGCCTGGACGCTGGCGCAGTTCGGGGCGCTGACCCCCGCTGACCTGGGCAGCTACCTGCTGGACGAGCCGGCCGGCCGCGCCCCACTGCTGGCGTTGGCGGGGGCGCTGGCCCTGCTGGCGGCCGAGGCAGCGGGCTGGCGTCTGCCGCTGCTGGTGCTGCCGGCTGGGCTGCTGCTTTACGGTCTGGGCAGTCAGGGGCACGCGGCCCTGGGCGGCGTGCCCACCGCAGCCATGCAGATGCTTCACCTGACCGCCATGAGCGTGTGGCTGGGCGGCGTGCTGACGCTGGCGCTGGGGCCGGCACAGCCTCGGGCGGCGCTCAGCCGCATGACCACCCCGGCGCTGCTCAGCCTGCTGGCGCTGGCGCTGAGCGGCAGTTACGCTGCGCTGGTGTCCGGCGGCAGCCTGGCCGCCCTGCAGGCCTCGCCCTACGGCGCAGTGCTGGTGGTCAAGCTGGCCCTGGTGCTGGCGGCGGTGGTGGCGGCGGGCTGGCTGCGGCTGCGCCTCTACCACGCCCTGCCGCCTCGGCCGGCCCTGCGGCTGGAACTGGCCCTGCTGCTGCTGGCGCTGCTGGTGTCCGGCTGGTTGGGGGAGACCCCGCCGCCGGTGCAGCTTCACTGA